In Psychrobacter sp. JCM 18902, a single window of DNA contains:
- a CDS encoding ABC transporter substrate-binding protein produces the protein MPLIASLTLTTVLTACHQPITAQKDAQVGNADNANINIVSPDWGNAATLTAMGYPPIATGDVRVWDRWVGTPELPTSIIDLGIRYQPNAELVAQLPVDLVVDNFFYEHARNLYGDVPSESVMFAAKGDTATWADYTEPTRQLGQLIDEPALAESYIKKSQTDIKLASERLHQRYPKVKRFAVVQFADANNMRMYVKNSLFQPVLKEMGKELDVLGKGNQWGFVPIRMGDLAQLDNETCLLIIDPLSPITRAEIKDSLVWQRLGYGDERCVGELPPIWIYGGMSSLVGLANNLSTVTLKGGAAS, from the coding sequence TTGCCGCTCATAGCAAGCTTAACACTGACCACCGTGCTGACTGCCTGTCACCAACCAATAACGGCGCAAAAAGACGCTCAAGTGGGCAATGCAGATAACGCTAACATCAATATAGTCTCACCTGATTGGGGCAATGCGGCAACCTTGACCGCCATGGGTTATCCCCCGATAGCGACGGGTGATGTGAGGGTGTGGGACAGATGGGTAGGTACGCCTGAATTGCCAACCTCAATCATTGATTTGGGTATTCGCTATCAGCCTAATGCGGAATTGGTTGCCCAATTGCCTGTCGATTTGGTCGTCGATAACTTTTTTTATGAGCATGCCCGCAATCTCTATGGAGATGTGCCCTCTGAGTCAGTCATGTTCGCCGCTAAAGGTGATACTGCAACTTGGGCAGATTATACTGAGCCAACTCGTCAGTTGGGACAGCTAATTGATGAACCAGCCTTGGCTGAAAGCTATATTAAAAAAAGTCAGACAGATATCAAACTGGCAAGTGAGCGTCTGCATCAGCGCTATCCAAAAGTAAAGAGATTTGCCGTTGTGCAGTTTGCTGATGCCAATAACATGCGCATGTATGTCAAAAATAGTTTGTTTCAGCCCGTGCTAAAAGAGATGGGCAAAGAGCTGGATGTATTAGGAAAAGGCAATCAATGGGGGTTTGTCCCCATTCGAATGGGCGACTTGGCTCAATTGGATAATGAGACCTGCCTATTAATCATCGACCCTTTAAGCCCGATAACCCGAGCTGAGATTAAAGACAGTTTGGTTTGGCAGCGTCTAGGCTATGGCGATGAGCGCTGCGTGGGTGAGCTGCCACCCATATGGATTTATGGTGGCATGTCGTCACTGGTCGGCTTGGCAAATAATTTATCAACAGTGACATTAAAAGGTGGGGCAGCATCATGA
- a CDS encoding TRAP transporter substrate-binding protein: MKIKTPLGILFAASIAMTGCSNNDQAVSADVDTGDVTTLRFSHFMTANDNINTEALQPWAKKIEEESKGRLKIEIYPSATLSKPGATYDATAKGIVDIGMQAQGYTAGRFPLTQIVELPGITNTAQQQSCILHKLYDDGVIKNEYEDTHLLALIGTGQGALHTVDKPIRTPADMKGLRIRQPSAVASHIIEATGAAPVGMPASDTYTSLQRGVIDGLSFTWQPIQAFSFDELINTHTNIPFYNSTFVISMNKEKYDNLPDDLKKVIDNNSGAEMAARVSKVFDVSNAKAMAAAKEKGDIMIDIPDPLNDPDWKGPLMEGSQHYLDEVNATGLDANNVYEKAKAASSACMV; encoded by the coding sequence ATGAAAATAAAAACCCCTTTAGGAATACTCTTCGCTGCCTCGATTGCGATGACTGGCTGCTCCAATAACGATCAAGCGGTCAGCGCTGATGTAGATACAGGCGATGTGACTACTCTAAGATTCTCACACTTTATGACTGCCAATGACAACATAAACACCGAAGCATTGCAGCCATGGGCAAAGAAAATCGAAGAAGAATCAAAAGGCCGCTTAAAGATTGAGATCTACCCTTCGGCTACTCTTAGCAAACCGGGCGCTACCTATGATGCTACCGCGAAAGGTATTGTTGATATTGGTATGCAAGCGCAAGGATATACAGCAGGGCGATTTCCTTTAACGCAGATTGTAGAGCTGCCAGGTATCACCAATACTGCACAGCAGCAGAGCTGCATACTTCATAAACTGTATGATGATGGTGTCATTAAAAATGAGTACGAAGATACTCACCTGCTCGCGCTGATAGGCACTGGGCAAGGTGCGCTGCATACTGTAGATAAGCCTATTCGCACGCCAGCTGATATGAAAGGTTTGCGTATTCGCCAACCTTCTGCGGTTGCCAGTCACATTATCGAAGCGACTGGCGCGGCGCCCGTTGGCATGCCTGCCAGTGATACTTATACTTCCCTTCAACGCGGTGTCATTGACGGACTTAGTTTTACTTGGCAGCCCATTCAAGCATTTAGTTTTGATGAGTTAATCAATACGCACACCAACATTCCTTTTTATAACTCTACTTTTGTTATCAGTATGAATAAAGAGAAATACGACAATTTGCCCGATGATCTCAAGAAAGTAATTGATAATAATTCAGGTGCCGAGATGGCAGCACGTGTCTCCAAAGTATTTGACGTCAGTAACGCCAAAGCAATGGCCGCAGCCAAAGAAAAAGGCGATATCATGATCGATATCCCTGACCCACTCAATGACCCAGACTGGAAAGGTCCATTAATGGAAGGCTCGCAGCACTATCTAGATGAAGTCAATGCCACTGGTCTAGATGCTAATAATGTATACGAAAAAGCAAAAGCAGCAAGTAGCGCCTGCATGGTCTAA
- a CDS encoding 4a-hydroxytetrahydrobiopterin dehydratase → MTTLSQASCEACRIGAPTVSDIETQELLQQIPDWSLIEVDGIKQLQRQYKFKNFVKAMEFANQLADIAEAEGHHPGILVEWGKATVTWWSHSIKGLHRNDFVMAAKTDSLLDQ, encoded by the coding sequence ATGACGACATTATCACAAGCCAGCTGTGAGGCCTGCCGCATTGGCGCGCCAACGGTCAGCGACATCGAAACGCAAGAGCTATTACAGCAAATTCCAGATTGGTCATTGATCGAGGTTGATGGCATCAAGCAATTACAACGTCAATATAAATTCAAAAACTTTGTCAAGGCGATGGAGTTTGCTAACCAATTAGCAGACATTGCCGAGGCAGAAGGGCACCATCCTGGTATATTGGTAGAGTGGGGTAAAGCCACCGTAACGTGGTGGTCACACAGCATTAAAGGTCTGCATCGCAATGATTTTGTCATGGCAGCTAAGACCGATAGTCTGCTGGATCAATAA
- the phhA gene encoding phenylalanine 4-monooxygenase, whose product MERLPHTNSVNKAIGANSVACKTLGTDAASHDNSAHKQDSMPKKKPYVSHQPDSHGHIHYSDDENGMWQALLERQAEQIPNRACPAYLDGLKKLNLPATRIPQLQDIDAVLQATTGWQTAAVPALISFGKFFKLLANKSFPVATFIRRFDDMDYIEEPDIFHEIVGHCPLLTHPAFATFNETYGKLGLNATKEERWFLARLYWFTIEFGLVGQNKGSRRIYGGGILSSPSETVYALNAGSEQQAEPQHQPQNQPEHRAFDLLDVLRTPYRIDHIQPIYYVIDDLDTLFDIVNSDIMRMVKQAMSLGLFEPSYAVKNA is encoded by the coding sequence ATGGAACGCCTACCACATACGAATTCTGTTAATAAAGCTATCGGTGCCAACAGCGTTGCTTGCAAAACGCTAGGCACTGATGCTGCCAGTCACGATAATTCTGCTCATAAGCAGGATTCTATGCCTAAAAAAAAACCTTACGTGTCACATCAGCCAGATAGCCATGGTCATATTCACTATAGTGATGATGAAAATGGTATGTGGCAGGCATTGCTTGAGCGTCAAGCCGAGCAAATACCCAACCGTGCCTGCCCAGCCTATCTAGACGGTTTAAAAAAACTGAATTTGCCCGCTACGCGTATTCCGCAGCTGCAAGATATTGATGCAGTATTGCAAGCCACGACTGGCTGGCAAACTGCCGCTGTCCCTGCATTAATCAGTTTTGGTAAGTTTTTTAAATTGCTTGCCAATAAATCCTTTCCAGTGGCAACTTTTATCCGTCGATTTGATGATATGGACTATATCGAAGAGCCTGATATTTTTCATGAAATCGTTGGACATTGTCCGCTTTTGACCCATCCTGCCTTTGCGACGTTCAATGAAACTTATGGCAAGCTGGGTCTTAATGCCACTAAAGAAGAACGGTGGTTTTTGGCACGGCTCTATTGGTTTACCATCGAGTTTGGTTTGGTGGGACAAAATAAAGGCAGCCGCCGAATCTATGGCGGAGGCATCTTAAGCTCACCGTCTGAGACGGTTTATGCACTCAATGCTGGTTCTGAGCAGCAAGCAGAACCTCAGCATCAACCGCAAAATCAACCAGAGCATAGAGCGTTTGACTTACTTGATGTACTTCGTACCCCTTATCGTATCGATCATATCCAGCCGATTTATTATGTCATTGATGATTTGGATACATTATTTGATATCGTCAATAGCGATATCATGAGAATGGTCAAACAAGCCATGTCGCTAGGATTGTTTGAGCCTAGTTATGCGGTGAAAAACGCCTAA
- a CDS encoding aromatic amino acid transaminase, with translation MFERIDYYAGDPILGLMEKYTADNNPKKVNLGIGIYYDENGVLPVLNCVKTAEERIADPIAPRPYLPMAGLPGHRKGCQELLFGKDAQILKDGLVATIATIGGSGALKVGAEFIHEWFPQSKCYVSDPTWGNHIAIFEGSDVEVGKYPYYDKANSSIKFDEMIAFFETLNKNDVILLHPCCHNPTGLDLTREQWDTVLNVIQARELIPFMDIAYQGFGEDMDSDAYAIRKAVDMGLPLFVSNSFSKNLSLYGERVGGLSVVCPTIDETERVFGQLNATVRRIYSSPPSHGGRVVDIVMNDEALHKQWVGEVYAMRDRIKAMRLQLKSVLEAKIPNRNFDYITRQNGMFSFTGLTPEQVERLQSEFGIYMVSNSRMCVAGLNTSNIDYVANAMADVLKD, from the coding sequence ATGTTTGAACGTATCGACTATTACGCTGGTGATCCAATTTTAGGGCTGATGGAAAAATATACAGCAGATAACAATCCTAAAAAGGTCAATTTAGGCATTGGTATTTATTATGATGAAAATGGTGTATTGCCTGTACTTAACTGTGTAAAAACAGCCGAAGAACGCATTGCCGATCCTATTGCGCCGCGTCCATATCTGCCGATGGCAGGCTTACCAGGACATCGTAAAGGCTGTCAGGAATTACTGTTCGGTAAAGACGCACAGATTTTAAAAGACGGTTTGGTCGCTACTATCGCTACGATCGGCGGTTCTGGCGCGTTAAAAGTTGGCGCTGAGTTCATCCATGAATGGTTCCCACAATCTAAATGCTATGTGAGTGATCCAACATGGGGCAACCACATTGCTATTTTTGAAGGCTCTGACGTCGAAGTGGGTAAATACCCGTACTATGACAAAGCCAACAGCAGCATCAAGTTCGATGAAATGATTGCGTTTTTTGAGACACTGAACAAAAATGATGTGATCTTGCTGCATCCTTGTTGTCACAATCCAACAGGTCTAGATTTGACCCGTGAGCAATGGGATACCGTGCTGAACGTCATTCAAGCGCGCGAACTGATTCCATTTATGGATATTGCCTACCAAGGCTTTGGCGAAGACATGGACAGCGATGCTTATGCGATTCGTAAAGCTGTCGATATGGGCTTGCCATTGTTTGTCAGCAACTCATTCTCTAAAAACTTATCGCTATATGGTGAGCGTGTCGGCGGTCTATCAGTTGTTTGTCCAACGATTGACGAGACAGAGCGTGTCTTCGGTCAGCTGAATGCTACCGTACGCCGTATTTACTCAAGCCCGCCATCACATGGTGGTCGTGTGGTCGATATCGTTATGAACGACGAAGCACTACATAAGCAATGGGTTGGCGAAGTTTATGCGATGCGCGACCGCATCAAAGCCATGCGTTTACAGCTAAAATCAGTGTTAGAAGCCAAAATCCCGAACCGCAACTTTGACTATATTACCCGTCAAAACGGCATGTTTAGCTTTACTGGTCTAACGCCTGAGCAAGTCGAACGCTTACAAAGCGAGTTTGGCATTTATATGGTTTCCAACTCACGTATGTGTGTGGCTGGACTGAACACCAGCAACATCGACTATGTGGCCAATGCCATGGCAGACGTCTTGAAAGACTGA
- the fahA gene encoding fumarylacetoacetase: MSTIDNTLTSFIDIAADSDFSIHNLPYGIFSDAKDAADNNKRRAGVAIGEYVLDLAVLEAEGLLSLEGGPYFDQPTLNAFIDSGRDNWTQARTTIQTLLSSVSDALRDNQDLQKKVLLKQADVTMHLPVHVPGFTDFYSSKEHATNVGTMFRDPNNALLPNWTEMPVGYNGRASTVIVSGTEVIRPSGQLKPNADDRPIFSACKRLDFELETAFVVGKGNSIGQPIAVDSAFEHIFGMVLLNDWSARDIQKWEYVPLGPFNAKTFASEVSPWIVTMDALAPFKTACPIQEPKPLAYLNEKDSNNSYDIHLSVELLPENSDSATVVCETNFKHMYWSMAQQLTHHTITGCKVEVGDMMGSGTISGPTPDSYGSMLEIAWNATKPVTLKGGETRSFIEDGDTVIMKGYSEKDGIRVGFGEVRGKVLPALNFDFDK, encoded by the coding sequence ATGTCAACGATTGACAACACCCTCACATCCTTTATCGATATCGCCGCTGATTCTGACTTCTCCATTCATAACCTGCCTTACGGTATTTTTAGTGATGCCAAAGACGCTGCTGATAATAATAAGCGCCGCGCTGGTGTGGCTATCGGTGAGTACGTACTGGATTTGGCTGTGCTCGAAGCAGAAGGTTTACTGAGCTTAGAGGGCGGTCCATATTTTGATCAACCAACGCTAAACGCTTTTATTGACTCAGGTCGAGACAATTGGACTCAAGCACGCACAACCATCCAAACCCTCCTATCTAGTGTCAGCGACGCCTTGCGTGATAATCAAGACTTGCAGAAAAAGGTATTGTTGAAGCAAGCAGACGTCACCATGCATCTGCCTGTTCACGTCCCAGGTTTTACCGATTTCTATTCGTCTAAAGAACACGCCACCAACGTCGGCACTATGTTCCGTGATCCAAACAACGCCCTACTACCTAACTGGACTGAAATGCCAGTCGGCTATAACGGACGCGCCAGCACCGTCATCGTCAGTGGCACTGAGGTGATACGCCCCTCTGGTCAATTAAAGCCAAACGCTGACGACCGCCCTATTTTCTCAGCCTGTAAGCGTTTAGATTTTGAGCTTGAGACTGCTTTTGTGGTTGGTAAAGGTAATAGCATTGGTCAACCAATTGCAGTAGACAGTGCCTTTGAGCATATTTTTGGCATGGTTTTGCTCAACGACTGGTCAGCCCGTGACATTCAAAAATGGGAATACGTGCCTTTAGGCCCATTTAATGCCAAAACCTTTGCTTCTGAAGTCTCGCCTTGGATTGTGACTATGGATGCGTTGGCACCTTTTAAAACAGCATGCCCGATTCAAGAGCCAAAACCATTGGCTTATCTAAACGAAAAAGACAGCAATAATAGCTATGACATCCATCTATCAGTTGAGTTATTGCCTGAAAACTCAGATAGCGCCACTGTGGTTTGTGAGACCAACTTCAAACATATGTATTGGTCAATGGCGCAGCAGCTCACCCACCACACCATCACTGGCTGTAAAGTGGAAGTTGGCGATATGATGGGCTCAGGGACGATTTCAGGACCAACACCAGATTCTTATGGCTCGATGCTAGAGATTGCTTGGAATGCGACCAAACCTGTCACTTTAAAAGGCGGCGAGACCCGCAGTTTTATTGAAGATGGTGACACAGTGATCATGAAAGGCTATAGCGAAAAAGACGGCATTCGTGTCGGCTTTGGTGAAGTACGCGGCAAAGTACTGCCCGCGCTTAACTTTGATTTTGACAAATAG
- a CDS encoding VOC family protein produces MSFKIEKIHHVAYRCKDAKETVEWYQKHLNMDFILAFAEDHVPSTKAFDPYMHVFLDAGNGNVLAFFEVPNQPEMGFDPNTPNWVQHLAMKVKDRDALMAAKKHLEENGIDVVGVTNHGIFHSIYFFDPNGHRMELTYDDITSEEKVSMITEAMKYEMLEEWSRTKRAPAHTQFLHAEELAEAREVAPVGE; encoded by the coding sequence ATGAGCTTTAAAATTGAAAAAATCCATCATGTGGCCTATCGCTGCAAAGACGCTAAAGAAACCGTTGAATGGTATCAAAAACACCTAAACATGGATTTCATCCTTGCATTCGCTGAAGACCACGTGCCTTCGACCAAAGCCTTTGATCCTTATATGCATGTTTTTTTAGATGCTGGTAATGGCAACGTATTGGCGTTTTTTGAAGTGCCCAATCAGCCTGAGATGGGTTTTGATCCGAATACCCCGAATTGGGTGCAACACTTAGCCATGAAGGTAAAAGACCGTGATGCCTTAATGGCAGCAAAAAAGCATTTAGAAGAAAATGGTATTGATGTGGTCGGCGTGACCAATCACGGTATTTTCCACTCTATCTATTTCTTTGATCCTAACGGCCATCGTATGGAACTCACCTACGATGATATTACCTCAGAAGAAAAAGTCTCGATGATTACTGAAGCCATGAAGTATGAGATGTTAGAAGAATGGTCACGTACCAAACGCGCACCGGCGCATACCCAGTTTTTACATGCAGAGGAACTGGCTGAAGCAAGAGAAGTCGCGCCTGTCGGTGAGTGA
- a CDS encoding ABC transporter ATP-binding protein yields the protein MLRVNQLTISRQGNTLLDNVSCEIDSNQLVALVGHNGSGKSTLIKALAGEMMSSGGSISLDERRISDYSSKALARQMAYLPQQLPEAAGFSVRELVMLGRYPHQKWLQKPNQMDKDKVIEAMRITQTEAFADRITATLSGGERARVWLAMCLAQDTRYLLLDEPLAALDMHYQLEVIQLIRRLVDEQGLSVVIILHDINLAAQYADRVIALKNGRICHNGDIGSTMQPTVLHKIFNVDMQLLSHPITGQPVAVA from the coding sequence ATGTTACGTGTAAACCAATTGACCATCAGTCGCCAAGGAAATACCTTACTAGACAATGTAAGCTGTGAGATTGATAGCAACCAATTGGTCGCTTTGGTTGGACATAATGGTTCAGGAAAATCGACTTTAATCAAAGCGTTGGCAGGCGAGATGATGAGTAGTGGCGGTAGCATCAGCTTGGATGAGCGCCGTATCAGTGATTACAGTAGCAAAGCGCTGGCGCGACAAATGGCATATTTGCCACAGCAACTACCAGAAGCCGCTGGGTTTTCAGTACGTGAGCTGGTCATGCTAGGACGTTATCCGCATCAAAAATGGCTGCAAAAGCCCAACCAAATGGACAAAGATAAAGTAATAGAAGCCATGCGCATCACCCAAACAGAGGCGTTCGCTGACCGCATTACGGCCACGCTTTCAGGTGGTGAGCGTGCTCGCGTTTGGCTTGCTATGTGTCTGGCACAAGACACCAGATATTTATTACTTGATGAGCCATTAGCCGCGCTTGATATGCACTATCAGCTTGAAGTTATCCAGCTTATCCGTCGTTTGGTGGATGAGCAGGGCTTGAGTGTGGTTATTATTTTGCATGATATCAATTTGGCCGCGCAGTATGCCGATCGAGTTATCGCCTTAAAAAACGGCCGTATTTGCCATAATGGTGATATCGGCAGCACCATGCAACCGACAGTATTGCACAAGATTTTTAACGTCGATATGCAGCTGCTTAGTCATCCTATAACGGGGCAGCCAGTCGCCGTTGCCTAG
- a CDS encoding LysR family transcriptional regulator yields MNISIRQLTAFIQVADNGSFTRASDQMHLTQSAVSGLIKELESSLGIVLFDRTTRQLSLSVVGRHLLPQARRILNEMQMFENEASSLTSLAQGQVRLAVSQFAASSMPAVIAQFSKQHPEIGVSLLDCSAENLLRHIQDIEVDLGVGTELGFMEAEDDINADLLYQLPFCVVMPDNHALAQKHEITWQDLLDIPLITLQGPFIEQVTAELDDRIASHIQQARYKVNFMSTALEMTRQGFGITLCLPYMPEVIDWVSANGLQMRPLAQPVKMRQFFIYQRSSRALSPATIAFKDFLQSYFSSHFNDLQHT; encoded by the coding sequence ATGAATATCAGCATTCGCCAATTAACCGCTTTTATCCAAGTCGCTGACAATGGCAGTTTTACCCGTGCCAGCGATCAGATGCATTTGACCCAATCTGCCGTTAGCGGCTTGATTAAAGAGCTAGAGTCCAGTCTCGGTATTGTGCTGTTCGACCGTACTACCCGCCAGCTGTCGTTGTCGGTAGTAGGACGGCATTTATTGCCGCAAGCACGGCGTATCTTGAATGAGATGCAGATGTTTGAAAATGAGGCGAGCAGTTTAACGAGCTTGGCGCAAGGTCAAGTCCGGCTTGCTGTCTCGCAGTTTGCAGCCTCCTCTATGCCAGCGGTCATCGCCCAATTCTCCAAACAACACCCCGAGATTGGCGTATCGTTATTGGATTGTTCGGCAGAAAACTTACTCAGACATATTCAGGACATTGAAGTAGACTTGGGTGTCGGTACTGAGCTTGGTTTTATGGAGGCTGAGGACGACATCAATGCTGATTTGTTATATCAGCTGCCATTTTGTGTGGTGATGCCTGACAACCATGCGCTGGCACAAAAACATGAAATAACGTGGCAGGATTTATTAGACATTCCGCTCATCACGCTGCAAGGCCCTTTCATTGAACAAGTAACAGCCGAATTGGACGACCGGATCGCCAGCCATATCCAACAGGCACGTTACAAGGTCAATTTTATGTCTACCGCGCTTGAGATGACCCGTCAAGGCTTCGGCATTACCTTATGTTTGCCCTATATGCCCGAAGTCATCGACTGGGTTAGCGCCAACGGCTTACAAATGAGGCCGCTGGCACAACCCGTTAAAATGCGGCAATTTTTTATCTATCAGCGTTCTTCTCGTGCGTTATCGCCTGCTACCATTGCTTTCAAAGACTTCTTGCAGAGCTATTTTTCCAGTCATTTTAATGACTTACAGCATACTTAA
- the hppD gene encoding 4-hydroxyphenylpyruvate dioxygenase: MADLFDNPMSLNGFDFVEFASPQPDAVDALFKQLGFAHVANHRSKDVALYRQGDINLILNREPKSEASYFVEEHGAGACSMGFRVQNSKKAYERAIEMGAQPVDVPTGVMELRLPAIKGIGGSLIYLIDRYKDGESIYDVDFEFFADVDRRPVGHGFKVIDHLTHNVYRGRMAYWANFYERIFNFREIRFFDIKGEYTGLTSKAMTAPDGKIRIPLNEESKQGGGQIEEYLMHFNGEGIQHIALASDDLFASIDKLKAAGIPLMTAPTATYYEMLSERLPNHGENVSELQMRGILLDGTTEGGTPRLLLQIFSETILGSPVFFEFIQRKGDYEDGFGEGNFKALFESIERDQVRRGTVGQPETETP, from the coding sequence ATGGCAGATTTATTTGATAACCCAATGAGCCTAAATGGGTTTGATTTTGTTGAATTCGCCTCACCTCAACCGGATGCGGTCGACGCATTGTTCAAACAGCTTGGCTTTGCCCATGTCGCCAACCATCGCTCAAAAGATGTGGCGCTATACCGTCAAGGTGACATCAATCTTATTCTAAATCGTGAACCAAAAAGCGAAGCGAGCTATTTCGTTGAAGAGCATGGTGCTGGCGCTTGTAGCATGGGTTTTCGTGTGCAGAATTCCAAAAAAGCTTATGAGCGTGCCATCGAAATGGGCGCGCAGCCAGTAGACGTACCAACTGGTGTGATGGAGCTGCGCCTGCCTGCTATCAAGGGTATCGGTGGCTCACTGATTTATCTCATCGATCGTTATAAAGATGGTGAGTCTATTTATGACGTCGATTTCGAGTTTTTTGCTGATGTAGACCGTCGTCCTGTCGGGCATGGTTTTAAAGTTATCGACCATTTAACCCATAACGTTTACCGTGGTCGTATGGCCTATTGGGCAAACTTTTATGAGCGCATCTTTAACTTCCGCGAAATCCGCTTTTTTGACATCAAAGGTGAATATACGGGTTTGACCAGTAAAGCCATGACGGCGCCTGATGGCAAAATCCGTATTCCATTGAACGAAGAGTCAAAGCAGGGCGGCGGTCAAATCGAAGAATACTTGATGCATTTCAACGGTGAAGGTATTCAGCATATTGCTTTAGCCAGCGATGATTTGTTTGCCAGCATCGATAAATTAAAAGCAGCGGGTATCCCGCTTATGACCGCTCCAACCGCGACTTACTATGAAATGCTGAGTGAGCGTCTACCAAATCATGGTGAAAATGTCTCTGAGCTACAGATGCGCGGTATCTTGTTAGATGGCACCACTGAAGGCGGCACACCGCGTCTGCTGCTACAAATTTTCTCTGAAACTATCTTAGGTAGCCCTGTCTTCTTCGAGTTTATCCAGCGTAAAGGTGATTACGAAGATGGCTTTGGTGAAGGTAATTTTAAAGCCCTATTTGAATCCATTGAGCGCGATCAAGTCCGTCGTGGCACGGTTGGTCAGCCAGAAACTGAAACACCGTAA
- the nhaC gene encoding Na+/H+ antiporter NhaC — protein sequence MPPKILTQISPQLAFMISAIVIAIMGVTMIGFGWVPHLSLILAICVLLGIGLFKGLTFDDMQAQMASGVMRGIGAIYLFFFIGLMVAALMMSGAIPTLMYFGFQLISPEYYYISAFVLTSIIGIALGSSLTTAATLGVAFIGMSNAFDANVAIAAGAVVSGAFFGDKMSPLSDTCTIASSVVGIDLFEHIRNMMYTTVPAWILTVIIFWFFSGQTAGSDLSQVTVLQGQLIESGLVHGYAVLPFVVLVGLAVFRVNAIYTIICTIVAALIITYLHSSPSFGQLGGYLFAGYAPAESLELGEVGGMLSRGGVQSMFFTQAIVILALSLGGLLTALGILPALLSGIKDTLTTSGRAIFAAAMSALSINVLIGEQYLSILLSGTAFRPTFERLNLHPKNLSRTIEDAGTVINPLVPWSVCGVFISQALGVPVLDYLPYAFFCYLSLLLTILFGFTGITISRLKSQ from the coding sequence ATGCCTCCAAAAATATTAACCCAAATTTCACCTCAACTGGCATTTATGATTTCTGCCATTGTCATCGCTATTATGGGCGTTACCATGATAGGTTTTGGCTGGGTACCGCATTTATCATTGATACTCGCTATTTGTGTCTTGCTGGGCATTGGTCTGTTTAAAGGCTTGACCTTTGATGACATGCAAGCGCAAATGGCATCGGGTGTCATGCGTGGTATCGGTGCGATCTATCTATTCTTCTTTATTGGTTTGATGGTCGCCGCTTTAATGATGTCTGGTGCTATTCCAACGCTGATGTATTTTGGTTTTCAGTTGATTTCACCAGAGTATTATTACATTTCAGCCTTTGTATTGACCTCCATTATTGGTATTGCCTTGGGCAGTAGTTTGACCACCGCGGCGACATTGGGCGTGGCTTTTATTGGTATGAGTAATGCCTTTGATGCTAACGTGGCGATTGCGGCTGGTGCGGTGGTCTCAGGGGCGTTTTTCGGTGATAAAATGTCGCCGTTATCAGACACCTGTACCATTGCTTCATCGGTGGTGGGTATTGATTTGTTTGAGCATATTCGCAATATGATGTATACCACGGTACCAGCGTGGATACTCACGGTCATTATTTTTTGGTTTTTCTCTGGGCAGACCGCAGGCTCTGACTTGAGTCAAGTAACCGTATTGCAAGGTCAGTTGATTGAAAGTGGCTTGGTACATGGTTATGCGGTATTGCCATTTGTGGTACTGGTTGGGTTGGCGGTTTTTCGTGTCAATGCCATCTATACGATTATCTGTACCATTGTGGCAGCATTGATTATTACTTATTTGCACAGCTCGCCGAGCTTTGGACAATTAGGCGGCTATTTATTTGCAGGCTATGCACCAGCTGAATCTTTAGAGCTGGGTGAAGTCGGTGGTATGCTATCGCGTGGCGGTGTGCAGAGTATGTTCTTCACTCAAGCGATTGTGATATTGGCACTCAGTCTTGGTGGCTTGCTCACAGCATTGGGTATTTTGCCAGCACTGTTATCAGGGATTAAAGACACATTGACCACATCAGGACGCGCCATATTTGCCGCTGCCATGTCTGCTCTGAGTATTAACGTGCTTATTGGCGAGCAGTATTTGAGTATTTTATTATCTGGTACTGCCTTTCGTCCGACGTTTGAGCGTTTGAATTTACATCCTAAAAATCTGTCTCGTACCATTGAAGATGCAGGTACGGTTATCAATCCTCTAGTGCCTTGGAGTGTGTGCGGCGTGTTTATCAGCCAAGCATTAGGCGTGCCTGTGCTTGATTATCTGCCTTATGCGTTCTTCTGTTATTTATCGCTGTTACTAACGATATTGTTTGGTTTTACGGGAATTACCATCAGCCGACTCAAGAGTCAGTGA